In Theileria equi strain WA chromosome 3, complete sequence, the genomic window AAAATCTACCGTAAATTATGTCTATGGAATATTTTATACTACACACACTATGTGGACTTGGTGATGCAATTATCTAGGGTTCTACTGAGAAATGTTCGTAAAATTCTAACGCTATAAAGAGATAACATGGATTTATTGTTGAAGAAAATGTCTACTCTCAATTTATCTTCAGGGGCGTGATTGTTTCCTGAAATGTCAAAAATAAACGCAGAAATATCGCAACTAATTGACAAGGACGGTAATCGTCCAAGGTCCAACGTGGATGCCCTAAAGTTACACTCATTTTACTCAAATCTGCCTATTTATCGCAATAAATATGATTGGAAGGTTCCATTATGGACAAAAGAAGAACTCACAAACCTACATTTGAGGGTGAAAATTAAGATTATTGATTTAATTACCTCTGAACTGGATATTATTCCCCCAAAGATGACGTACTTTGAAAGAGAAAGGTATAAATATCTGCTAAATCCCCTTTCCTCAAAAGAACTGTACCATATATATCTGAATTATCACATGTCTTGCGTCGCAAGAGCATTACACAGTCTTATACACAGTGACTCATATGAAACTATAAAAaagaagatggagaatTCCTCGAACAAACCCCTGGATGTTCTAAAGGGAGTTTTAGATGCAGATAAATCTGCACATTTGGATCCTGATAGCATAAATTTAGGTACTTTTTGGAGCTCTGTAACAGATGATCTGAATGAAGGATGTAAAGGTGTTACAcactttaaaatttccatgGATTGCTGTaccaaatttttaaattctaCCAGTGATGGTCAGCTTATTACAGATGTTGACAATGAAACAGCTTCTGCTATTCGAAAATTTGTATCGGATATCCCGGATAAAGACACACTCATGGTAAATGCCGTTGCTAATGCGGAATCCTTAGGTGTAACAGTGTATCAGTATATGCGCGTCTTACTTCGGAAGAAACAAACAAGTAAATGGACtcaagaagaagatgctAAACTTTCCCAGGAAGTTTTACGTGAATTAGGA contains:
- a CDS encoding hypothetical protein (encoded by transcript BEWA_000330A) — translated: MSKINAEISQLIDKDGNRPRSNVDALKLHSFYSNLPIYRNKYDWKVPLWTKEELTNLHLRVKIKIIDLITSELDIIPPKMTYFERERYKYLLNPLSSKELYHIYLNYHMSCVARALHSLIHSDSYETIKKKMENSSNKPLDVLKGVLDADKSAHLDPDSINLGTFWSSVTDDLNEGCKGVTHFKISMDCCTKFLNSTSDGQLITDVDNETASAIRKFVSDIPDKDTLMVNAVANAESLGVTVYQYMRVLLRKKQTSKWTQEEDAKLSQEVLRELGADNDFIEVSEVSPKTRGFPWKSISRAIRTKTPEQCRLRWRNLSKKSLEDVPFNELEFLKLKLLFSAFGPKWSKIASLLPNRNAVQCRNKLLSKSLKNNKGVLMDILERTKKALADGNAKKIPITDKHWKGIDPLGVKLVRIVKLIPDPLLLSILRDFYDSNELESRIDAIVNGSSKVYEKCSGTDVYITSEYLRQLASGQDSKVTNIILSTTSKLVKELLQVSLYAKIIAITEKCRTI